One window of the Alligator mississippiensis isolate rAllMis1 chromosome 5, rAllMis1, whole genome shotgun sequence genome contains the following:
- the ZBTB47 gene encoding zinc finger and BTB domain-containing protein 47 isoform X2, translating into MLIVEKTTDYPSIEYSLVEDVALHFTCLMDRLNEQRLFQPDLCDVDIVLVQQKSIFPAHKGVLAAYSQFFHSLFTQNKQLQRVELSLEALTSQGFQQILNFIYTSKLLVNSCNVQDVLNAAAVLQMNNIASSCQDLINTRSLSLAMASDMALPPDSCSSTVPPQYYCEIKQEVDSPHPKIYAREGNDPYSVRVEDRAGSGSNQHLPALPPKQYYKEENDGGPAAVCKMEGEDSEEDPDSQGYNREQIIVEVNLNNQTLNVSKGLEGKPSPSEAAAVISRPDGDGRDTEEDGEEENEEGEEEEEEEEDAEVGEEEEEEHSEEEDLEETTEEEEEEDDEEEAPEVKREKTVPPRRGSRASKATKPAVSASSQEVTKVEDEEEEEEEGQRGRKRKKEQDGLGQKVKLEEKQHYPCKKCPRVFNNRWYLEKHMNVTHSRMQICDKCGKRFLLESELLLHHQTDCEKNIQCVTCGKGFKKLWSLHEHNKIVHGYAEKKFSCEICEKKFYTMAHVRKHMVAHTKDMPFTCETCGKSFKRSMSLKVHSLQHSGEKPFKCENCNERFQYKYQLRSHMSIHIGHKQFMCQWCGKDFNMKQYFDEHMKTHTGEKPYICEICGKSFTSRPNMKRHRRTHTGEKPYPCDVCGQRFRFSNMLKAHKEKCFRVSNPLASDTNSTGGGGLALPQSAVSPHLPSGTGISHATQHPHSLSLPLLHPLPQTLPPPPHLPPPPPLFPAGRINSNNN; encoded by the exons CTGATAGTTGAAAAGACAACTGACTACCCTTCCATTGAGTACTCCTTGGTGGAGGATGTAGCACTCCACTTCACCTGTTTGATGGACAGACTGAATGAGCAGCGCCTGTTTCAGCCAGACCTGTGCGACGTGGACATCGTCCTGGTGCAGCAGAAGAGCATCTTCCCTGCCCACAAAGGGGTCCTTGCCGCCTACAGCCAGTTCTTCCACTCCCTCTTCACCCAGaacaagcagctgcagcgggTCGAGCTCTCGCTGGAGGCCCTCACCTCCCAGGGCTTCCAGCAGATCCTCAACTTCATCTACACCTCTAAGCTCCTGGTGAACTCCTGCAATGTGCAGGACGTCTTGAATGCCGCCGCCGTGCTGCAGATGAATAACATCGCTTCCTCTTGCCAGGATCTCATCAACACCAGGTCCCTCAGCTTGGCCATGGCCAGCGACATGGCCCTGCCTccggacagctgcagcagcactgtcCCCCCTCAGTACTATTGCGAGATCAAGCAAGAGGTGGATTCCCCGCACCCCAAGATCTATGCCCGGGAAGGGAATGATCCCTACTCTGTGCGCGTAGAGGAccgggctggcagtggcagcaaccagcacctccccgccctgccccccaaGCAATACTACAAGGAGGAGAATGATGGAGGCCCAGCTGCTGTTTGCAAGATGGAGGGGGAGGACTCTGAGGAGGACCCAGACAGCCAGGGCTACAACCGGGAGCAGATCATTGTGGAGGTGAACCTCAACAACCAGACACTCAATGTCTCCAAGGGGTTGGAAGGGAAACCGAGCCCCAGTGAAGCCGCTGCTGTGATCAGCCGGCCTGATGGGGATGGGCGTGACACCGAGGaggatggggaggaagagaacgaggaaggggaggaggaggaggaagaggaggaggatgccgaagtgggggaggaggaggaggaagagcataGTGAGGAGGAAGACTTGGAGGAAACcacagaagaagaggaggaagaggacgaTGAAGAGGAGGCGCCTGAAGTAAAAAGGGAAAAGACTGTGCCACCCCGCCGGGGGAGCAGGGCATCCAAAGCCACCAAACCAGCTGTGTCTGCTTCCTCCCAAGAGGTGACCAAAGTGGAAgacgaggaggaggaagaggaggagggccAGCgtgggaggaagaggaaaaaggagCAGGATGGGCTGGGCCAGAAGGTCAAGCTGGAAGAGAAGCAGCACTACCCCTGCAAGAAATGCCCGCGGGTCTTCAACAACCGCTGGTACCTGGAGAAGCACATGAACGTGACCCACAGCCGGATGCAGATTTGCGACAAGTGTGGCAAACGCTTCCTGCTGGAGAgcgagctgctgctgcaccaccagaCGGACTGCGAGAAGAACATCCAG TGTGTGACCTGCGGGAAAGGGTTTAAGAAGCTCTGGTCGCTGCACGAACACAATAAGATCGTCCACGGCTATGCTGAGAAGAAGTTCTCTTGCGAGATCTGCGAGAAGAAATTTTACACCATGGCTCATGTGCGGAAACACATGGTCG CTCACACCAAGGACATGCCTTTCACTTGCGAGACGTGCGGGAAGTCCTTCAAACGCAGCATGTCCCTGAAAGTCCATTCTCTTCAGCACTCTGGGGAAAAGCCTTTTAAATGTGAG AATTGCAACGAGCGGTTCCAGTACAAGTACCAGCTGCGCTCTCACATGAGCATCCACATCGGACACAAGCAGTTCATGTGCCAGTGGTGCGGGAAGGACTTCAACATGAAGCAGTATTTCGATGAGCACATGAAAACGCACACAG GCGAGAAGCCCTACATCTGTGAGATCTGCGGCAAGAGCTTCACCAGCCGTCCCAACATGAAGCGCCACCGCCGGACGCACACGGGCGAGAAGCCGTACCCCTGCGACGTCTGCGGCCAGCGCTTCCGCTTCTCCAACATGCTCAAGGCCCACAAGGAGAAGTGCTTCCGCGTCAGCAACCCCCTGGCTTCGGACACCAACAGCACTGGCGGCGGTGGCCTGGCCCTTCCCCAGAGCGCCGTCTCGCCTCACCTACCCTCGGGCACCGGCATCTCTCATGCGACACAGCACCCCCATTCGCTCTCCTTGCCGCTGCTTCACCCTCTCCCTCagaccctccctcctcctcctcacctaCCGCCACCGCCTCCCCTCTTCCCAGCCGGGCGGATCAACTCGAACAACAATTAG
- the ZBTB47 gene encoding zinc finger and BTB domain-containing protein 47 isoform X1: MMVTESCPSGARGRRPGSGSWQPRLVAPPSPQPLPACPGFPGSCTSLDSGIFLSSPAEGQRCWWDRVRGLHYRCELIVEKTTDYPSIEYSLVEDVALHFTCLMDRLNEQRLFQPDLCDVDIVLVQQKSIFPAHKGVLAAYSQFFHSLFTQNKQLQRVELSLEALTSQGFQQILNFIYTSKLLVNSCNVQDVLNAAAVLQMNNIASSCQDLINTRSLSLAMASDMALPPDSCSSTVPPQYYCEIKQEVDSPHPKIYAREGNDPYSVRVEDRAGSGSNQHLPALPPKQYYKEENDGGPAAVCKMEGEDSEEDPDSQGYNREQIIVEVNLNNQTLNVSKGLEGKPSPSEAAAVISRPDGDGRDTEEDGEEENEEGEEEEEEEEDAEVGEEEEEEHSEEEDLEETTEEEEEEDDEEEAPEVKREKTVPPRRGSRASKATKPAVSASSQEVTKVEDEEEEEEEGQRGRKRKKEQDGLGQKVKLEEKQHYPCKKCPRVFNNRWYLEKHMNVTHSRMQICDKCGKRFLLESELLLHHQTDCEKNIQCVTCGKGFKKLWSLHEHNKIVHGYAEKKFSCEICEKKFYTMAHVRKHMVAHTKDMPFTCETCGKSFKRSMSLKVHSLQHSGEKPFKCENCNERFQYKYQLRSHMSIHIGHKQFMCQWCGKDFNMKQYFDEHMKTHTGEKPYICEICGKSFTSRPNMKRHRRTHTGEKPYPCDVCGQRFRFSNMLKAHKEKCFRVSNPLASDTNSTGGGGLALPQSAVSPHLPSGTGISHATQHPHSLSLPLLHPLPQTLPPPPHLPPPPPLFPAGRINSNNN; this comes from the exons CTGATAGTTGAAAAGACAACTGACTACCCTTCCATTGAGTACTCCTTGGTGGAGGATGTAGCACTCCACTTCACCTGTTTGATGGACAGACTGAATGAGCAGCGCCTGTTTCAGCCAGACCTGTGCGACGTGGACATCGTCCTGGTGCAGCAGAAGAGCATCTTCCCTGCCCACAAAGGGGTCCTTGCCGCCTACAGCCAGTTCTTCCACTCCCTCTTCACCCAGaacaagcagctgcagcgggTCGAGCTCTCGCTGGAGGCCCTCACCTCCCAGGGCTTCCAGCAGATCCTCAACTTCATCTACACCTCTAAGCTCCTGGTGAACTCCTGCAATGTGCAGGACGTCTTGAATGCCGCCGCCGTGCTGCAGATGAATAACATCGCTTCCTCTTGCCAGGATCTCATCAACACCAGGTCCCTCAGCTTGGCCATGGCCAGCGACATGGCCCTGCCTccggacagctgcagcagcactgtcCCCCCTCAGTACTATTGCGAGATCAAGCAAGAGGTGGATTCCCCGCACCCCAAGATCTATGCCCGGGAAGGGAATGATCCCTACTCTGTGCGCGTAGAGGAccgggctggcagtggcagcaaccagcacctccccgccctgccccccaaGCAATACTACAAGGAGGAGAATGATGGAGGCCCAGCTGCTGTTTGCAAGATGGAGGGGGAGGACTCTGAGGAGGACCCAGACAGCCAGGGCTACAACCGGGAGCAGATCATTGTGGAGGTGAACCTCAACAACCAGACACTCAATGTCTCCAAGGGGTTGGAAGGGAAACCGAGCCCCAGTGAAGCCGCTGCTGTGATCAGCCGGCCTGATGGGGATGGGCGTGACACCGAGGaggatggggaggaagagaacgaggaaggggaggaggaggaggaagaggaggaggatgccgaagtgggggaggaggaggaggaagagcataGTGAGGAGGAAGACTTGGAGGAAACcacagaagaagaggaggaagaggacgaTGAAGAGGAGGCGCCTGAAGTAAAAAGGGAAAAGACTGTGCCACCCCGCCGGGGGAGCAGGGCATCCAAAGCCACCAAACCAGCTGTGTCTGCTTCCTCCCAAGAGGTGACCAAAGTGGAAgacgaggaggaggaagaggaggagggccAGCgtgggaggaagaggaaaaaggagCAGGATGGGCTGGGCCAGAAGGTCAAGCTGGAAGAGAAGCAGCACTACCCCTGCAAGAAATGCCCGCGGGTCTTCAACAACCGCTGGTACCTGGAGAAGCACATGAACGTGACCCACAGCCGGATGCAGATTTGCGACAAGTGTGGCAAACGCTTCCTGCTGGAGAgcgagctgctgctgcaccaccagaCGGACTGCGAGAAGAACATCCAG TGTGTGACCTGCGGGAAAGGGTTTAAGAAGCTCTGGTCGCTGCACGAACACAATAAGATCGTCCACGGCTATGCTGAGAAGAAGTTCTCTTGCGAGATCTGCGAGAAGAAATTTTACACCATGGCTCATGTGCGGAAACACATGGTCG CTCACACCAAGGACATGCCTTTCACTTGCGAGACGTGCGGGAAGTCCTTCAAACGCAGCATGTCCCTGAAAGTCCATTCTCTTCAGCACTCTGGGGAAAAGCCTTTTAAATGTGAG AATTGCAACGAGCGGTTCCAGTACAAGTACCAGCTGCGCTCTCACATGAGCATCCACATCGGACACAAGCAGTTCATGTGCCAGTGGTGCGGGAAGGACTTCAACATGAAGCAGTATTTCGATGAGCACATGAAAACGCACACAG GCGAGAAGCCCTACATCTGTGAGATCTGCGGCAAGAGCTTCACCAGCCGTCCCAACATGAAGCGCCACCGCCGGACGCACACGGGCGAGAAGCCGTACCCCTGCGACGTCTGCGGCCAGCGCTTCCGCTTCTCCAACATGCTCAAGGCCCACAAGGAGAAGTGCTTCCGCGTCAGCAACCCCCTGGCTTCGGACACCAACAGCACTGGCGGCGGTGGCCTGGCCCTTCCCCAGAGCGCCGTCTCGCCTCACCTACCCTCGGGCACCGGCATCTCTCATGCGACACAGCACCCCCATTCGCTCTCCTTGCCGCTGCTTCACCCTCTCCCTCagaccctccctcctcctcctcacctaCCGCCACCGCCTCCCCTCTTCCCAGCCGGGCGGATCAACTCGAACAACAATTAG